Below is a genomic region from Pseudomonas sp. JQ170C.
GTTCGGCCTCGGCGAACTGGCCAAGTGGGTATTCGTCGGCCTGGCCGCCTTCTTCCCCCTGTTCATCGCCACCCAGCGCAGCGTCGCCAACCGTTCCCCGCAACTGGACGAGGCCGCCCGGGTGCTGCACCTGAACCTGCGCCAGCGCTTGCTGCGCCTGGTGCTGCCGGGGGCGGCACCGGGGATTTTCGCCGGCCTGCGCATAGGCTTGATCTACGCCTGGCTGGGCACCATCGGCGCCGAATACTTCATGCCCTCCGGGGGCGGCATCGGCAGCCTGATGATCGGCGCCCAGCAACTGCTGCGCATGGACCTGATCATGGCCGCCATGCTTCTGGTCGGCCTCACTGGCGCGCTGTTGGGCGCCCTCGGACAACACATCGAATCGCGTGCCACGCGCTGGAGACGAGCATGAACGCCCTTGCCCATCCCTTGGTCAGCTTCAATCAGGTCGGCAAACACTTTGCGGTGGCCGGCGGCGAGCTGGAAGCCATCCGCGACTTCAACCTGCACATCGCCGACGGCGAATTCGTCGCCATCGTCGGCGCCAGCGGCTGCGGCAAGTCGACCCTGCTGCGCCTGTTGATCGGCCTGGACAGCGACTACCAGGGGCAGATCCTGATCGACGGCCAGCCGCTGACCGGTATCGGCCGCGAGCGCGGCATCGTGTTCCAGGAACATCGCCTGTTTCCCTGGCTGACAGTGCGGGAAAACATCGCCCTGGGGTTGGTCAACGAGCCGCTGAGCAGCGAACAGCGCGACCAGCGGATTGCCCATTACATCGCCCTGGTCGGGCTCGAGGACTTCAGCCAGGCCTATCCGCACCAATTGTCCGGCGGCATGGCCCAGCGGGTGGCGATTGCCCGTGGCCTGGTGGCCAGCCCGCGCATCCTGCTGCTCGACGAACCCTTCGGTGCCCTCGATGCCCTGACCCGCCAGCAAATGCAGGAAGAGTTGCTGGCGATCCGCGAACGCGCACGCATCACCACCCTGCTGGTGACCCACGATGTCGAGGAAGCCCTGTTTCTGG
It encodes:
- a CDS encoding ABC transporter ATP-binding protein; this translates as MNALAHPLVSFNQVGKHFAVAGGELEAIRDFNLHIADGEFVAIVGASGCGKSTLLRLLIGLDSDYQGQILIDGQPLTGIGRERGIVFQEHRLFPWLTVRENIALGLVNEPLSSEQRDQRIAHYIALVGLEDFSQAYPHQLSGGMAQRVAIARGLVASPRILLLDEPFGALDALTRQQMQEELLAIRERARITTLLVTHDVEEALFLADRVVVLEPRPGRIKHIHSIDLPHPRQRSSLDFHRLREALLHELTADDRYLPAAPVQIHNLPLSYLAY